Proteins encoded together in one Amblyomma americanum isolate KBUSLIRL-KWMA chromosome 1, ASM5285725v1, whole genome shotgun sequence window:
- the LOC144114306 gene encoding uncharacterized protein LOC144114306 isoform X1, translating to MYYHIEKCMESLEPKTPSWTENDLLVLITEYWKRKDILRAKASESVTNLQKRECWIEITEVVNARCFTPHTKKTMDQLKRKWEKTIMLAKKAALNIQKRSGNLSDLAPAYQLALSIVCEDFPASLECANGLAAADVPSLAEHPNAGGYIDEVSSMVITELEEESSGDGPPLPKGDKAQPLKADVLGEAAEGAPHPLGSRGYPALSAGSEDGAADGHHPQQHEAHDASAAEFVNNFRKRKWEQDLIELQKEKVRRQIQYHKVQHELQMSVLRSQMEFWEMKKSKLAAEIRQGGIPTSPPSEDANASAT from the exons GTGCATGGAGAGCTTGGAGCCCAAGACGCCCAGCTGGACGGAGAACGACCTGCTGGTGCTCATCACCGAGTACTGGAAGCGCAAGGACATCCTGCGCGCCAAGGCGTCGGAGAGCGTGACCAACCTGCAGAAGCGCGAATGCTGGATCGAGATCACCGAGGTGGTCAACGCGCGCTGCTTCACTCCGCACACGAAGAAGACCATGGACCAGTTGAAGCGCAAGTGGGAGAAGACCATCATGCTCGCCAAGAAGGCCGCGCTCAACATCCAGAAGCGATCCG GTAACCTGTCAGACTTGGCGCCGGCCTACCAGCTGGCCTTGTCCATAGTCTGCGAGGATTTCCCGGCCTCCCTGGAATGCGCGAACGGCCTCGCCGCAGCTGATGTGCCCTCTCTCGCTGAGCACCCGAACGCTGGCGGATACATCGACGAGGTGTCCAG CATGGTGATAACGGAGCTGGAGGAAGAGTCGTCCGGCGACGGGCCGCCGTTGCCCAAGGGAGACAAGGCGCAGCCGCTCAAGGCCGACGTGCTGGGCGAGGCTGCCGAGGGCGCGCCGCACCCGCTGGGCAGCCGGGGCTACCCCGCTCTGTCCGCCGGTTCCGAGGACGGTGCCGCCGACGGCCACCACCCCCAGCAGCACGAGGCCCACGACGCGTCCGCCGCCGAGTTCGTGAACAATTTTCGGAAGCGCAAGTGGGAGCAGGACCTGATCGAACTGCAGAAGGAGAAAGTGCGTCGCCAGATCCAGTACCACAAGGTGCAGCACGAACTCCAGATGAGCGTGCTCCGGTCGCAGATGGAGTTCTGGGAGATGAAGAAGTCTAAGCTGGCCGCCGAAATACGCCAAGGCGGTATCCCCACGTCGCCGCCGTCGGAGGACGCGAACGCTTCGGCCACGTAG
- the LOC144114306 gene encoding uncharacterized protein LOC144114306 isoform X2 gives MESLEPKTPSWTENDLLVLITEYWKRKDILRAKASESVTNLQKRECWIEITEVVNARCFTPHTKKTMDQLKRKWEKTIMLAKKAALNIQKRSGNLSDLAPAYQLALSIVCEDFPASLECANGLAAADVPSLAEHPNAGGYIDEVSSMVITELEEESSGDGPPLPKGDKAQPLKADVLGEAAEGAPHPLGSRGYPALSAGSEDGAADGHHPQQHEAHDASAAEFVNNFRKRKWEQDLIELQKEKVRRQIQYHKVQHELQMSVLRSQMEFWEMKKSKLAAEIRQGGIPTSPPSEDANASAT, from the exons ATGGAGAGCTTGGAGCCCAAGACGCCCAGCTGGACGGAGAACGACCTGCTGGTGCTCATCACCGAGTACTGGAAGCGCAAGGACATCCTGCGCGCCAAGGCGTCGGAGAGCGTGACCAACCTGCAGAAGCGCGAATGCTGGATCGAGATCACCGAGGTGGTCAACGCGCGCTGCTTCACTCCGCACACGAAGAAGACCATGGACCAGTTGAAGCGCAAGTGGGAGAAGACCATCATGCTCGCCAAGAAGGCCGCGCTCAACATCCAGAAGCGATCCG GTAACCTGTCAGACTTGGCGCCGGCCTACCAGCTGGCCTTGTCCATAGTCTGCGAGGATTTCCCGGCCTCCCTGGAATGCGCGAACGGCCTCGCCGCAGCTGATGTGCCCTCTCTCGCTGAGCACCCGAACGCTGGCGGATACATCGACGAGGTGTCCAG CATGGTGATAACGGAGCTGGAGGAAGAGTCGTCCGGCGACGGGCCGCCGTTGCCCAAGGGAGACAAGGCGCAGCCGCTCAAGGCCGACGTGCTGGGCGAGGCTGCCGAGGGCGCGCCGCACCCGCTGGGCAGCCGGGGCTACCCCGCTCTGTCCGCCGGTTCCGAGGACGGTGCCGCCGACGGCCACCACCCCCAGCAGCACGAGGCCCACGACGCGTCCGCCGCCGAGTTCGTGAACAATTTTCGGAAGCGCAAGTGGGAGCAGGACCTGATCGAACTGCAGAAGGAGAAAGTGCGTCGCCAGATCCAGTACCACAAGGTGCAGCACGAACTCCAGATGAGCGTGCTCCGGTCGCAGATGGAGTTCTGGGAGATGAAGAAGTCTAAGCTGGCCGCCGAAATACGCCAAGGCGGTATCCCCACGTCGCCGCCGTCGGAGGACGCGAACGCTTCGGCCACGTAG